The Acutalibacter muris genomic sequence GAGGTTGTTCGGAGGGAACTGCGGTATGTCCCGGCGCAGTATAAGGTAGTGGAGCACGTCCAGACGGCCTACAGCTGCCGGAATTGCGAGAAAAACGCGTTAGCCACGCCCATGAAAAAGAGCGAAGTCCCAGCGGGGCTCCTCCCTGGCAGCGGGATCGTTTCGCCCAGCCTGCTTGCGCACATTTTGAACAACAAATATGCGCTGGCATTGCCGTTGTACCGGCAGGAACAGGAATTTCAGCGGATCGGTGTGCCGGCAGACAATGGCAAACTGGGTGATCGCCACCCACGAGAGATGGTTTGAGGATTTCTTCCAGCGTTTGCGCAGTGAACTGCTCTCTAACGAGATACTCCACGCGGACGAGACCACACTGACCGTGCTGCGGGAGGATGGCAGGAAAGCCACACAAAAAAGCTATGTGTGGGTCTACCAGACCTCTGGGGACAGTGAAAGGCCGGTGGTGTTGTATGACTACCAGCCCAGCCGGACCGGGGAACACGCCAAGGCTTTCTTGACGGGTTTCTCAGGATTTCTCCACACCGATGGGTATGAGGCCTACCATTGTAAGCTGCCGCCGGACATAACCGCGGTTGGGTGTTGGGCCCACATGAGGAGAAAATTCACAGATACTCTCAAAACTCTGCCCAAAGACGCGAGGGAAAAGCATCCGGCACAGACTGGATTGCGTTACTGCAACAAATTGTTTGAGCTGGAAGCTGGATACACGGAGAAAAGGCTCTCTTTCCAGGAGCGGTTCCAGGCAAGGAAAGAGTATTCTTTCCCCATAGCAGAGGAATTCTTTGCCTGGGCCAAAAATGAATATGACCGCAACCCCGTGCCAAAGTCTGCCTATGGCGCGGCGCTGACTTATGCCGTAAAGCAAAAAGAGTGGTTGATGCACGTGTTCCTGGATGGGCGCTTGGAACTGTCCAACAACCGTGCGGAGCGGGCTGAATAGTAACCTTGCGGTTACTATCGGCCCTTTGCCGTGGGCCGGAAGAACTGGCTGTTTTCCAACACGCCCAGAGGAGCCAGCGCCAGTGCAGTCGCTTATTCTATTGTGGAGACTGCTAAAGCCAACGGCCTGCGGCCTTTCCGGTACTTCCAGTTCTTATTGGAACGGCTGCCGGTAGGAACCTCTGCTGACGATTGCGCGCCTTGGAATGATGCGGCACAAGACTTGTGCCGATAACCAGTTGGCCAATTTAATGCATTAATTATTTCAAAGAGTGGCTCCTTATGGGAACCGCTCTTGCTTTTTTCCTTTTTTACGAGGGTTCGTATCTATTTTTCGCTTACAGATGAAAATTTGGCCTTTTGGCTTTCCGGCAGGAAGTGAACCCTCACAACAACAGAATAAAGAGAAAAGAGAGGGCCAGCAGGAGAAAAACTGCTGGCCCTCTTGCTACAAAAATACATAGCCGGTCGCTGGAGAATTTCTCCGAGAACAAGCGACCGGCTTTTTTTATTTCAGGAAGGAGCTGAATCTATGATAACCCTAAAAAAGTGGCACGGCCCCATGCGGACCACGCTGACCCTCCCCCTGCGCGAAGCAGAAATTCAAAAGACGCTTGTCAAGGCGTTCCGCACTGCGCCCTTCAAGGTCACCGCCGACGATGTGTCTCCAGAGGCCCTGGCCATGCTGAATGGGAAAGAAATTGATCTGGACGAACTGAACTTTCTTGCCAAAAACCTCGACCGGTTTACCCCGTATGAGCAAGACCAGTTTTGGGCGGCTGTACAGGTGGAGCAGCCGTCAGACCTCAAAGCGCTTATTAACCTCGCCTTTAATATGGAAAGGTACACGCTGGTGCAAAATGTCACTGACCTGGCTGCTGTGGGCAGGAAATACTTGCTCAATAAGATGGGGGCTCTGCCCGCTTCCGAAATTGATAAACTCGACTTCGAACAGGCAGGCCGTGACCTGCTGACCAGCGGAAATGGGACTCCCACCACCTACGGTCTGCTTTTTGCAAGCAAAGATGTGCCGTACCGTGAAGTCTATCACAGTACCACGTTCCCCTACTGCGAACCCCGCCGGGACATTATTGCCGTCGCGCAGATGGAGTACGGCCCCAAAACCGAGTACCTGTACCTGCCGGAAGATGAACTCGCTGTCATCAAAGCGGCCAGGCGGATGGGTGCGCCCTCCCCGGATATGTGCAAGGTGGCGTTCACGGATTTCATGCTGGACAATTCCATGTGGATACAGCACTTGGAAACCATGCTGCGGGATCATGGCCTCGGGGTGGCAAACGAACTGGCTGACGCATTTCCGAAAACCACGGAAGGTATGGAGAAGCTGGCTGCGGTTGTGGAATACGCCGATGTTTCCGGCAGCGGGGACATTATGCGTGTGGCCCGGCATCTGGAGGATTTTGTGTTCATCAAAGACGCGGAAACAGACGAAGATGTAGGCCATCACTTTGTCAGTTTTGACAGCGAGTATCGCGTTTCGCCGGAGTTGGCAGACTATATCGACTTTGACGCCCTGGGCAATCAGATCAGTGAGGATCGAGAGGGGCAGTTTGTGGAAGGAGGCTTCGTCTGCATGGACAGCGGCTGTTCGCTGGAAATGATTTTATCGTCACCAGGCCGGAGATAGGCACAAAGGCCACCATCGGCGGCAAAAAGGAGGCTGCGCCCAGCAAGGAGCTCACCATTGAGGATGTGGTGTCCTATAAGAACCTGACCCCCGGCACGGAGTATAAGCTGGTGGGTGTCCTCATGGACAAGGTGACTGGCAATCCGTTCAAGGTGGGCGACAAGGAAGTCCGGGCAGAGGCCACCTTTACCCCCGAAAAAGCAGATGGCGAAACTGTAGTGAAGTTCACCTTCGACGGCAGCGGCATCACCCAGGCCGCGGAAATCGTGGTGTTCGAAACGCTCTACCAGGGCGAGGTAAAGATTGCGGCTCATGAGGACATCAACGATGAGGGCCAGACCGTGAAGATCGTGCCGGTCACTCCCGGCAAGCCCACCACGCCTAACCCCGGCAATCCCCAGACTGGCGACCGCTCCATTATGGGTTTCTGGATCGGCCTGGGTGCTATTGCTCTGGGCGGGCTGACCGCTGGCATTTTCATGTACACCAGAAAGAAAAAGGAACAGGATGGTGAGCGATGAAGAAAGTGTATATTTGCGCGCCCCTGGCGGGGGACGTGGAGGGCAATCTGGAAAAAGCAAAGCGTTATAGCGAATTCGCACTGAGGTGTGGGGCGGCCCCGGTCACCCCGCATTTTTATGCGCTCTGTTTGAACAACAGCATCCCGGAGGAACGTGAAATGGGCATGGCTGCCGGGCTGTCCCTCCTCTGGTTCTGTGACGAGGTTTGGGTGTTCGGCGACCAGACTACAGACGGCATGAGGGCTGAAATCAAGTTGGCGCACAATCTCAATATCAAGGTCAAAATCATTAAGCCCCACGAGATTGAGAAGATTCTCGCTCGATAAACTATCTGCTGTTTTGGGCTTGCTGCGATTTGAATTGGCAAGCCCAAAACCATATTTTTATCAAGTCAAGAAAGGAAAATTTGCAATGAAAAAGAAGTGGATAAAAATCCTTTTCTGCACTGTGTTCGCGGCGGTGCTGGTGCCGGTTCTGGCGGTTCCCGCCATGGCAACCGGCGACGTGGCAGGGGCCATCCAGAGTACCTGGACAACGGCACAGACTCAGATCCGGGCGGTGGTGGACAACGTGGTGTTCCCTATCATCGACATGATCCTGGCAGTGCTTTTCTTTGTTAAAGTCGGGGGCGCATATTTTGATTATCGCAAACATGGCCAGCTGGAGTTTACTGCTCCGGCGATCCTGTTTGCCTGCCTGATTTTTACGCTCACGGCCCCGCTCTATATCTGGACAATTCTGTAAAAATATGCAAGGAGTGGGAAGGGCAATGCGCCCCTCCTGCTTACATTTTTAGGTGGTGATTTCTATTTTTGATTGGTTAGGCGACATCCTCGGCGGCATCGGAAGTGCTGTCGGCGGAGTGTTCGACACGATTGGAGAGCAGGTCTCGGCGGCCATCTGGGACGCCATGATACGATGGTTTTACAACACGATTTTTGACGCGGCCAGCGATTTCTTCACCATGATGGGAAACATGGGCGCGGATATTTTCGACCTGAACTGGGTCAGCGCCACGATCTCATTATTCACGATGTTCGGCTGGTCGCTGTTCATTGCTGGGACGGTGGTAGCTGTGTTCGACGTGGCTATAGAATACCAGACCGGACGGGCCAGCGTCAAGACTACGGCAATAAATGTGCTGAAAGGCTTTTTCGCCTGTTCGCTCATTGGTATTTTGCCGGTGGAACTTTATAAGTTCTGCATCAGTTTGCAAAACACTTTTGCCGGGGATTTGACCCGAATATTCTCCGGGCAGCAGGCGCAGGGGCTTTCCGAGCAAAGCATTGCCATCCTGACGGCAAACTTTGTGGTACCGCAGAATACGGTGATAGGGCTGTTCGAGTTGCTGGCGTTGGTGGCTTTCGCCTACTGCGTGATGAAGATTTTCTTCGCAAATATCAAGCGCGGAGGTATTCTGTTAATCCAAATGGCAGTGGGAGCACTCTATATGTTCTCAGTTCCCAGGGGCTACACGGACGGATTCAACCAGTGGGTCAAGCAAATTATAGCGTTGTGTTTAACTGCATTTTTGCAGACAACTTTGCTGTTTCTGGGCCTGCTGACG encodes the following:
- a CDS encoding VaFE repeat-containing surface-anchored protein, whose translation is MGGKKEAAPSKELTIEDVVSYKNLTPGTEYKLVGVLMDKVTGNPFKVGDKEVRAEATFTPEKADGETVVKFTFDGSGITQAAEIVVFETLYQGEVKIAAHEDINDEGQTVKIVPVTPGKPTTPNPGNPQTGDRSIMGFWIGLGAIALGGLTAGIFMYTRKKKEQDGER
- a CDS encoding DUF7768 domain-containing protein — encoded protein: MKKVYICAPLAGDVEGNLEKAKRYSEFALRCGAAPVTPHFYALCLNNSIPEEREMGMAAGLSLLWFCDEVWVFGDQTTDGMRAEIKLAHNLNIKVKIIKPHEIEKILAR
- a CDS encoding DUF3852 domain-containing protein → MKKKWIKILFCTVFAAVLVPVLAVPAMATGDVAGAIQSTWTTAQTQIRAVVDNVVFPIIDMILAVLFFVKVGGAYFDYRKHGQLEFTAPAILFACLIFTLTAPLYIWTIL
- a CDS encoding conjugal transfer protein TrbL family protein → MGEQVSAAIWDAMIRWFYNTIFDAASDFFTMMGNMGADIFDLNWVSATISLFTMFGWSLFIAGTVVAVFDVAIEYQTGRASVKTTAINVLKGFFACSLIGILPVELYKFCISLQNTFAGDLTRIFSGQQAQGLSEQSIAILTANFVVPQNTVIGLFELLALVAFAYCVMKIFFANIKRGGILLIQMAVGALYMFSVPRGYTDGFNQWVKQIIALCLTAFLQTTLLFLGLLTFSDNMLLALGIMLAAGEVPRIAQQFGLDSSVKVNMMSVVHATSTAVNMTRSVAKAIA